In Micromonospora sp. WMMD980, the following are encoded in one genomic region:
- a CDS encoding AAA family ATPase, with the protein MTTPTPPAPQAGAPQNNPAATDTPTAEAAPGRSGYLYRKVALHLADHPDDIFKTGEITRAIGAPSSGAVFEVLKKMAAAGHATHHRDPHHRFQITQAGIDAAGTLPATAPRARASKGGGRQARPAPVARPNGTLYHPRRLGRGWDVEELRRLRTQQVPVLLYGPPGTGKTAMVEAAFPDLLTVAGTGDTVVDDFLGSYNPIPGGGYEFVHGPLITAMREGRVLLVDDATLIPPRVLAVLYPAMDGRGVITIPANGNESVQAVDGFYIVAGHNPGVHGAVLTEALASRFTVHLHVTTDWDLARQLGVPKQVVAAAIDLNTDLAAGKTMWAPQLRELLGFVKVRDHLGMTAALANLAGIAPEDARDDVTAALSRHTGTPITALAIGKR; encoded by the coding sequence ATGACCACACCAACCCCACCGGCCCCCCAGGCCGGCGCACCGCAGAACAACCCGGCCGCGACCGACACGCCCACCGCTGAGGCCGCCCCCGGCCGGTCCGGCTACCTGTACCGGAAGGTGGCCCTGCACCTGGCCGACCACCCCGACGACATCTTCAAAACCGGCGAGATCACCCGGGCGATCGGCGCGCCGTCCTCCGGCGCGGTGTTCGAGGTACTGAAGAAGATGGCCGCCGCCGGGCACGCCACCCACCACCGCGACCCGCACCACCGCTTCCAGATCACCCAGGCCGGCATCGACGCCGCCGGCACCCTCCCCGCCACCGCACCCCGCGCCCGCGCCAGCAAGGGTGGTGGCCGGCAGGCGCGGCCCGCGCCGGTGGCGCGGCCGAACGGCACGCTGTACCACCCGCGGCGGCTTGGCCGGGGCTGGGACGTCGAGGAACTGCGGCGACTGCGTACCCAGCAGGTGCCCGTGCTGCTGTACGGGCCGCCCGGGACCGGCAAGACGGCCATGGTCGAGGCGGCGTTTCCCGACCTGCTGACCGTCGCCGGAACCGGCGACACTGTCGTCGACGACTTCCTCGGCTCCTACAACCCGATCCCCGGCGGCGGCTACGAGTTCGTCCACGGACCGCTCATCACTGCGATGCGGGAGGGGCGGGTGCTGCTGGTCGACGACGCCACCCTCATCCCACCCCGCGTCCTGGCAGTCCTGTACCCGGCCATGGACGGCCGCGGAGTGATCACCATCCCCGCAAACGGCAACGAGAGCGTGCAGGCCGTCGACGGGTTCTACATCGTCGCCGGCCACAACCCGGGCGTGCACGGCGCGGTCCTCACTGAGGCCCTGGCCTCCCGGTTCACCGTCCACCTGCACGTCACCACCGACTGGGACCTCGCCCGCCAACTCGGCGTCCCCAAACAGGTCGTGGCCGCCGCGATCGACCTCAACACCGACCTCGCCGCCGGCAAGACGATGTGGGCGCCGCAGCTGCGCGAACTGCTCGGCTTCGTCAAAGTCCGCGACCACCTGGGTATGACCGCCGCCCTGGCCAACCTGGCCGGCATCGCGCCCGAGGACGCCCGCGACGACGTCACCGCCGCCCTGTCCCGACACACCGGCACGCCCATCACCGCGCTCGCCATCGGCAAGCGCTAA
- a CDS encoding DUF4314 domain-containing protein, giving the protein MRYQPGQRVALVHTSDPHTLLRPGDTGTVRRHDQRQNIVEVAWDSGSTLSMSLDDGDRIAPATTPPPTGDPVAEATEWAATLRRMRAAGTEAGQTAAEWWAQDTIGARVSGDTRLAARRILAGINDADPAVLDTLPHFSSAGESVDTAGWELFADATGDVSGWFGLRLQQRDEAMTVYRDAFATAAEERVAALCHLAASPTGRDVSHLHPDRVHVGDVGVFSGEWAMTVGPDGDDRFEIGFVGTLIDHWNGWGVFSCTRSVAEAIVTDQYRLRDQHRRSLREQGVPEDDLDRRVDADLADLSFDGDVLVVDQRALSDDPEAIERVAPDGDGRYVVMGRSWCWEAVDPYACDRIVGDLPDPDQA; this is encoded by the coding sequence ATGAGGTACCAGCCTGGCCAACGCGTCGCGCTGGTCCACACCAGCGACCCGCACACTTTGTTGCGGCCCGGAGACACCGGCACCGTCCGCCGCCACGACCAGCGGCAGAACATCGTCGAGGTCGCCTGGGACAGCGGCTCGACACTGTCGATGAGCCTCGACGACGGCGACCGCATCGCACCAGCCACCACCCCGCCGCCCACCGGCGATCCGGTCGCCGAGGCCACCGAATGGGCCGCCACGCTGCGACGCATGCGGGCCGCCGGCACCGAGGCCGGCCAAACCGCCGCCGAGTGGTGGGCGCAGGACACCATCGGCGCCAGGGTCAGCGGCGACACCCGCCTGGCCGCCCGCCGGATCCTGGCCGGCATCAACGACGCCGATCCCGCCGTCCTCGACACGTTGCCCCACTTCTCCTCGGCTGGAGAGTCGGTCGATACCGCCGGGTGGGAGCTGTTCGCCGACGCCACCGGCGATGTCTCCGGCTGGTTCGGGCTGCGCCTCCAGCAGCGCGACGAGGCGATGACCGTCTACCGCGACGCCTTCGCCACCGCGGCCGAAGAGCGTGTCGCCGCACTGTGTCACCTCGCGGCCAGCCCCACCGGCCGCGACGTGTCCCACCTGCACCCCGACCGGGTACACGTCGGCGACGTCGGCGTGTTCTCCGGCGAGTGGGCGATGACCGTCGGCCCGGACGGCGATGACCGCTTCGAGATCGGCTTCGTCGGCACACTGATCGACCACTGGAACGGGTGGGGGGTGTTCTCCTGCACCCGCTCGGTGGCGGAGGCGATCGTCACCGACCAGTACCGGCTCCGCGACCAGCACCGCCGCAGCCTGCGCGAGCAGGGCGTACCGGAGGACGACCTGGATCGCCGGGTCGACGCGGATCTGGCTGACCTGTCCTTCGACGGAGACGTCCTCGTGGTCGACCAGCGCGCCCTATCAGACGATCCGGAAGCCATCGAACGCGTCGCCCCGGACGGTGACGGCCGGTACGTGGTGATGGGCCGCAGCTGGTGCTGGGAGGCCGTCGACCCGTACGCCTGCGACCGGATCGTCGGCGACCTGCCTGACCCCGACCAGGCATAG
- a CDS encoding TnsA-like heteromeric transposase endonuclease subunit: MRDLASMPASGCQPMRRFSWRRGQRHRSGLQFLVSTGRHHGFESLQEARLLLALDFAGDLVDVLAQPLRLRYVTDAGSREHIPDFLAYTRAGRWLIDVRPAARVRNEDLVAFAATAEVALSLGWRYAVVTGWHRHVPASLDAMSAQRRPLIDRLGMVDQVLAVVSAGPRGFAEVADATSAPAVARAYLLHLLWHRRLGMELSRPLTDATLLCATEGRGR; the protein is encoded by the coding sequence GTGCGTGATCTGGCCTCGATGCCGGCCTCGGGTTGTCAGCCGATGCGCCGGTTCTCGTGGCGGCGGGGGCAGCGGCACCGCTCGGGGTTGCAGTTCCTGGTGAGCACTGGCCGCCATCACGGGTTCGAGTCGTTGCAGGAGGCGCGGCTGTTGCTGGCGCTGGACTTCGCCGGCGACTTGGTTGACGTGCTGGCGCAGCCGCTGCGGTTGCGGTATGTGACCGACGCCGGTTCTCGGGAGCACATCCCGGACTTTCTCGCCTACACGCGGGCGGGGCGGTGGCTGATTGACGTGCGCCCGGCGGCACGGGTGCGGAACGAGGACCTGGTGGCGTTCGCCGCCACCGCGGAGGTGGCGCTGAGTCTGGGGTGGCGCTACGCGGTGGTGACCGGCTGGCACCGGCACGTGCCGGCCTCGTTGGATGCGATGTCGGCGCAGCGCCGTCCGCTGATCGACCGGTTGGGGATGGTCGATCAGGTGCTGGCGGTGGTGTCCGCGGGGCCGCGCGGGTTCGCCGAGGTCGCGGACGCGACGTCGGCTCCGGCGGTCGCGCGGGCGTATCTGCTGCACCTGTTGTGGCATCGACGATTAGGCATGGAGCTGAGTCGTCCGCTTACTGATGCCACGCTGTTGTGCGCGACGGAAGGCCGCGGGCGGTGA
- a CDS encoding TniQ family protein, which yields MSGTPLPRSLTPLPDESLPGYILRLAHRLDLTPARLEHLTGLAQPPDGARASNMITLTRHGAATFARTTRLTPNEVAALTLDSLSTPYPPLNPLRTGRHRRLAHGMLVKENWIFARFTRHCPECLAGDGSDIQNQHGGGWSKLWRLPVVFACTAHQRLLAHACPACGQPALARDSGTRMLPRRLDATLHPVACRANLRPSPCRSAERGCGQRLDQSPPAVHDADSAALALQERLLTLLHDNSPTRSAGGHATAGQYVTDLRILSCVIGGSWPLARPLVTTTRNAALIDRHVEHIRRQIAKDRQQRGRARDNALYDKPPTDAATNAALLTTASAITSAGDSDTVRHLLANLLDNTPSLRPWIKQYLPGDGYCSPGLHTALGPEVGALHIIKRTGVPSRATRRQGLTGPPPTRLRVQHIPQRPPQHWIDNYLSDFTDLKTRLLQHAVAIRLAHIASDSTSTDAATHLGIPRHAAVNAMNVVHRALTTSARTAAFHHAVDALAHHLDTDAELLDYGRRRDALANWQIPEDQWREITDGLPEQLVNKRRVPHTDWGHGKRRLASTWVWTEITHGDHIYAPTIRPDLHARRSPGDETRYIYSRWNHLLRPSVNGHFRALREQLNLLIGRLAYEIDANEPSLR from the coding sequence GTGAGTGGCACACCGCTGCCACGCAGCCTCACACCACTGCCAGACGAGTCGCTGCCCGGCTACATCCTGCGCCTCGCGCACCGGCTGGACCTCACTCCCGCCCGACTGGAACACCTCACCGGTCTCGCACAACCACCCGACGGCGCCCGCGCCAGCAACATGATCACCCTCACCCGCCACGGCGCGGCCACGTTCGCCCGCACCACCCGGCTCACCCCGAACGAAGTCGCAGCCCTGACCCTGGACAGCCTGAGCACCCCCTACCCGCCACTGAACCCGCTGCGCACCGGACGGCACCGACGCCTCGCCCACGGCATGCTCGTCAAGGAGAACTGGATCTTCGCCCGGTTCACCCGACACTGCCCCGAATGCCTGGCCGGCGACGGCAGCGACATCCAGAACCAGCACGGCGGCGGTTGGAGCAAGCTCTGGCGGCTACCCGTCGTGTTCGCCTGCACCGCGCACCAGCGGCTGCTCGCCCACGCTTGCCCGGCCTGCGGCCAACCCGCGCTGGCCCGTGACAGCGGCACCAGGATGCTGCCTCGGCGCCTTGACGCCACCCTGCATCCCGTCGCCTGCCGTGCCAACCTCCGCCCAAGCCCCTGCCGCTCAGCCGAGCGCGGCTGCGGCCAACGGCTCGATCAATCGCCGCCAGCCGTCCACGACGCCGACTCCGCGGCACTCGCGCTGCAAGAGCGCCTGCTCACCCTGTTGCACGACAACAGCCCCACCCGCAGCGCCGGCGGACACGCCACCGCCGGACAATACGTCACCGACCTGCGCATCCTCAGCTGCGTCATCGGTGGATCCTGGCCGCTGGCCCGCCCTCTCGTCACCACAACCCGGAACGCGGCGCTCATCGACCGGCACGTCGAGCACATCCGCCGCCAGATCGCCAAGGACCGCCAGCAGCGCGGACGAGCGCGCGACAACGCCCTCTACGACAAACCACCCACCGACGCCGCCACGAACGCGGCCCTGCTCACCACCGCCTCAGCCATCACCTCAGCCGGTGACTCAGACACCGTCCGGCATCTCCTCGCGAACCTCCTCGACAACACGCCGAGCCTTCGCCCGTGGATCAAGCAGTACCTCCCCGGAGACGGCTACTGCTCACCCGGCCTGCACACCGCGCTCGGCCCGGAAGTCGGCGCCCTGCACATCATCAAACGCACAGGAGTGCCCAGCCGGGCCACCCGCCGCCAAGGCCTGACCGGACCACCACCCACCCGCCTGCGCGTCCAGCACATCCCGCAGCGGCCACCACAGCACTGGATCGACAACTACCTCAGCGACTTCACCGACCTCAAGACCCGGCTGCTTCAGCACGCAGTGGCCATACGCCTCGCGCACATCGCCTCCGACAGCACCAGCACCGACGCCGCCACCCACCTCGGCATACCCCGGCATGCAGCCGTCAACGCCATGAACGTCGTGCACCGCGCGCTCACCACCTCCGCCCGCACCGCCGCGTTCCACCACGCTGTCGACGCGCTCGCCCACCACCTCGACACCGACGCCGAACTGCTCGACTACGGCCGACGCCGCGACGCGCTCGCCAACTGGCAGATCCCAGAAGACCAGTGGCGCGAGATCACCGACGGACTCCCCGAACAACTCGTGAACAAGCGGCGAGTGCCACACACCGACTGGGGCCACGGCAAACGCCGACTCGCCAGCACCTGGGTCTGGACCGAGATCACCCACGGGGACCACATCTACGCCCCCACCATCCGCCCCGACCTTCACGCTCGACGATCACCCGGCGATGAAACCCGCTACATCTACTCCCGCTGGAACCACCTCCTGCGGCCATCAGTCAACGGCCACTTCCGCGCACTCCGCGAACAGCTCAACCTCCTGATCGGCCGACTCGCCTACGAGATCGACGCGAACGAGCCGTCGCTTCGATAA
- a CDS encoding MarR family winged helix-turn-helix transcriptional regulator yields MTSTPTNTTTDTAAPAPLAPSVAKVLAALHRLGEATAAAIATEAGLGYSTTTPKLRTLETAGLAEPTRSDTGRSLWRLTDTGRSHAEQCGGHGQPEPEPATRDTDTPDTATEHGPHGDDTQNSEEAAGQDHGQRPAAEVPADGQPDAIQESTSPAPDGVEAAPDEAAEAEDTEIHDGDDDDRSTAEPEAPVTTDDTDPATGTTPAANETDAGPATPDIPPAGGAIDSTTGEPATEVPAAPPATEAAGEAAQARTRRALGTLRGAILDILEANPGQQYKVSELCKLVDRANEGTGAKKASAGAVHNAAVKLVGTGRAVLAAEKPATFALADTTA; encoded by the coding sequence ATGACCAGCACCCCAACCAACACGACCACCGATACGGCCGCACCAGCGCCACTGGCACCCAGCGTCGCGAAGGTCCTCGCCGCGCTGCACCGCCTCGGCGAGGCCACCGCCGCCGCCATCGCCACCGAAGCCGGCCTCGGCTACTCCACCACCACCCCGAAACTGCGCACCCTGGAAACCGCGGGACTGGCCGAGCCCACCCGAAGCGACACCGGACGCAGCCTGTGGCGGCTGACCGACACCGGCCGCTCTCACGCCGAACAGTGCGGCGGTCACGGCCAGCCCGAACCGGAGCCCGCCACCCGCGACACCGACACACCCGACACCGCCACAGAACACGGGCCGCACGGCGACGACACGCAGAACAGCGAAGAGGCCGCCGGGCAGGACCACGGCCAGCGGCCAGCCGCCGAGGTTCCCGCCGACGGGCAGCCGGACGCCATTCAGGAGTCGACATCGCCGGCTCCTGATGGTGTCGAGGCGGCACCCGACGAGGCCGCTGAAGCCGAGGACACCGAAATCCACGACGGCGACGATGACGACCGCTCGACTGCCGAACCCGAGGCACCGGTCACGACCGACGACACCGACCCGGCCACCGGAACGACGCCCGCAGCGAACGAAACGGACGCCGGACCGGCCACACCGGATATTCCCCCTGCTGGCGGGGCCATCGACAGCACCACGGGTGAACCCGCCACGGAAGTACCCGCCGCACCGCCGGCCACGGAGGCGGCGGGCGAGGCGGCGCAGGCCCGTACACGGCGAGCGTTGGGCACCCTGCGCGGCGCGATCCTCGACATCCTCGAGGCCAACCCCGGCCAGCAGTACAAGGTCAGCGAACTGTGCAAGCTCGTCGACCGGGCCAACGAGGGAACCGGCGCGAAGAAGGCCAGCGCAGGCGCGGTCCACAACGCCGCCGTGAAACTCGTCGGGACCGGGCGGGCAGTGCTGGCCGCCGAGAAACCCGCCACCTTCGCCCTCGCCGACACCACCGCCTGA
- a CDS encoding M23 family metallopeptidase: MTTRVLSGIAIAVVGVLLLCSGLAATLIFGGGAGACGTATSVTPTTLSATRSPAPGGIGPIGDWNAEQVGNAATITAVGMRLGVPPRGWVIAVATAMQESSLINTPGGDRDSVGLFQQRPSQGWGTPEQLRDPQYAATKFYQKLQAVDGWQAMALTEAAQAVQRSAYPDAYAKWEPDASRIVAALTGVTAGLAACGVTVSAQGWTQPLHGDVGSGFRTPDRPGHDGVDLIVGKGSPIHAASAGTVTVVRCNAVDVRTGAEWGCDRDGDPALTRGCGWYVDITHPGGVITRYCHMLTHPSVAEGQQVAAGDVIGVSGSSGHSSGPHLHFEVHLGDHTSGTAVDPVAFMASVGAPLNQ, encoded by the coding sequence ATGACCACCCGCGTGCTGTCCGGGATCGCCATAGCGGTCGTCGGCGTCCTGCTGCTGTGCTCCGGACTGGCCGCCACCCTGATCTTCGGCGGCGGCGCCGGCGCCTGCGGTACGGCAACCAGCGTCACACCCACTACCTTGTCGGCGACGCGCAGCCCGGCCCCGGGCGGGATCGGTCCGATCGGTGACTGGAACGCCGAGCAGGTCGGCAACGCCGCCACCATCACCGCCGTCGGCATGCGCCTCGGCGTCCCGCCCCGCGGCTGGGTCATCGCCGTGGCCACCGCGATGCAGGAATCCTCGCTGATCAACACCCCGGGTGGGGACCGCGACTCGGTCGGCCTGTTCCAACAGCGGCCCTCCCAGGGCTGGGGCACCCCCGAGCAGCTACGGGACCCGCAGTACGCGGCGACGAAGTTCTACCAGAAGTTGCAGGCCGTCGACGGCTGGCAGGCGATGGCGCTGACCGAGGCCGCCCAGGCGGTGCAGCGGTCGGCCTACCCGGACGCCTACGCCAAGTGGGAACCCGACGCCAGCCGCATCGTCGCCGCCCTGACCGGGGTCACCGCCGGCCTCGCCGCCTGCGGCGTGACCGTCAGCGCGCAGGGCTGGACCCAACCGCTGCACGGAGACGTCGGCTCCGGCTTCCGCACCCCGGATCGGCCCGGGCACGACGGCGTCGACCTGATCGTGGGCAAGGGCAGCCCGATCCACGCCGCGTCCGCCGGCACCGTCACCGTCGTGCGCTGCAACGCCGTCGACGTGCGCACCGGCGCCGAGTGGGGCTGCGACCGCGACGGCGACCCCGCTCTCACCCGCGGCTGCGGCTGGTACGTCGACATCACCCACCCCGGTGGGGTGATCACCCGCTACTGCCACATGCTCACCCACCCCTCCGTCGCCGAGGGCCAACAGGTCGCGGCCGGTGACGTCATCGGCGTCTCCGGCAGCTCCGGCCACTCGTCCGGACCGCACCTGCACTTCGAGGTGCACCTCGGTGACCACACCTCCGGCACGGCCGTCGACCCGGTCGCCTTCATGGCCTCCGTCGGCGCGCCCCTCAACCAGTAG
- a CDS encoding GGDEF domain-containing protein, with product MSPILTSIVTAAGGVLAGLALAAALLWRQQQALIRARHAADHDDTTGLPNRRALLAALTRATRTDAPFGLVLLDLDGFKAVNDTLGHEAGNDVLTEVGRRLAALRGPVRLAARLSGDEFALLVDGGADDVAAAARAAWRAVGRHPVDLSDHALAVRASVGYTSAALGVGPRTLLHQADTAMYQAKQTGAGVHGATATTGHAGPPPGTRLRDLRRR from the coding sequence GTGTCTCCCATCCTGACCTCGATCGTCACCGCCGCCGGTGGAGTCCTCGCCGGTCTCGCCCTCGCCGCAGCGCTGCTGTGGCGCCAACAGCAGGCACTGATCCGCGCCCGCCACGCCGCCGACCACGACGACACCACCGGTCTGCCCAACCGGCGAGCACTGCTCGCCGCCCTCACCCGCGCCACCCGCACAGATGCCCCGTTCGGGCTCGTCCTGCTCGACCTCGACGGCTTCAAAGCCGTCAACGACACCCTCGGCCACGAGGCCGGCAACGACGTCCTCACCGAGGTCGGCCGACGGCTGGCCGCCCTACGAGGGCCGGTACGGCTCGCCGCGCGGCTGTCGGGCGACGAGTTCGCCCTGCTGGTCGACGGCGGCGCCGACGACGTCGCCGCCGCTGCCCGCGCCGCCTGGCGGGCGGTCGGCCGCCACCCCGTCGACCTCAGCGACCATGCGCTGGCCGTGCGCGCCAGCGTCGGGTACACCAGCGCCGCCCTCGGCGTCGGCCCGCGCACCCTGCTGCACCAGGCGGACACCGCCATGTACCAGGCCAAACAAACCGGAGCCGGGGTGCACGGAGCCACCGCCACCACCGGCCACGCCGGACCGCCGCCAGGTACCCGCCTGCGGGACCTGCGCCGCCGCTGA
- a CDS encoding TniQ family protein, whose protein sequence is MTGRLPLPRSLDPLPDESIVGYVLRLARRLERSPARLVVATGLVCPPTGSRYRAAARTGLLVDGEPAARHRFAHATRLTHAETEALFLAAYAPRYPAARPRPQPSGRRGVKRHLDGWLLTNYSRYCPRCLAPPDSTASWPHAGSWRRAWRLPVVFACPVHRCYLNHQCSAGHLAHHKENGALPRWSDETLHPSQCRATISPIRRDQAAGCGVWLTGDVTAVTPPPATLRLQQRIRDALDTTRPDNVVVLGQRTTAIQYFTDLIQLSYLIRCSWPLAHDLVPTIELADVLERHLTAAPHHPTDRSGSEHRTPTIDDHRSPPANAIACAALLATADRLLTLAHPRELTGHLRGLLTHDPRRPARADWSRQFLEERPNSSEGLRQAIAPALQTYARPRRARGLRVPIRRTPFGPEHIAQFLQPDWFMRFLAHFDDVNPVHLRRTAALHLCQTTAGGSIGQAAARLGLPDTAAARSRCYSSVKAVHAWARQRSDPHEFEAAIHDLADHIEAASSRTDYHQRRTALRDWCIDPATWRHLTQQLPPPEWIHGREPELGDRKRQSASIIVWSRLTGSEHLFAPHPIRDRQPPHLHNAWRLSAYAMVARFRDGCIRLHDIALDRLLVDYATQLAVEIDSRDHRQANLAVPRNTPAGP, encoded by the coding sequence GTGACCGGCCGCCTGCCACTGCCCCGCAGCCTGGACCCGCTTCCCGACGAATCGATCGTCGGTTACGTGCTGCGCCTAGCGCGCCGGCTCGAGAGGTCGCCGGCCCGGCTGGTGGTCGCCACCGGCCTGGTCTGTCCGCCAACGGGCAGCCGATACCGCGCAGCGGCGCGGACCGGGCTGCTCGTTGACGGCGAGCCGGCCGCGCGTCACCGCTTCGCGCACGCCACCCGGCTGACCCACGCCGAGACCGAGGCGTTGTTCCTCGCCGCGTACGCACCCCGCTACCCCGCTGCCAGACCCCGGCCGCAGCCGAGCGGACGCCGCGGCGTCAAGCGCCACCTCGACGGCTGGTTGTTGACGAACTACTCCCGCTACTGTCCGCGCTGCCTGGCCCCGCCGGATTCCACCGCCTCGTGGCCGCATGCCGGCAGCTGGCGACGCGCCTGGCGGCTGCCCGTCGTGTTCGCCTGCCCCGTGCATCGCTGCTACCTGAACCACCAGTGCAGCGCCGGGCACCTCGCTCACCACAAGGAGAACGGAGCGCTACCTCGCTGGTCCGATGAAACCCTGCACCCGAGCCAGTGCCGGGCCACCATCAGCCCGATCCGGCGAGACCAGGCCGCCGGCTGCGGGGTCTGGCTGACCGGCGATGTCACCGCAGTCACGCCGCCACCGGCAACGCTGCGCCTGCAGCAGCGCATCCGCGACGCGCTCGACACCACCCGACCCGACAACGTCGTCGTCCTCGGTCAACGCACCACCGCCATCCAGTACTTCACCGACCTGATCCAACTCAGCTACCTCATCCGGTGCTCCTGGCCGCTGGCCCACGACCTGGTGCCCACTATCGAGCTCGCCGACGTGCTCGAACGCCACCTCACCGCAGCCCCACACCACCCGACGGACCGCTCCGGCAGCGAGCACCGGACGCCGACGATCGACGATCACCGCAGCCCGCCCGCCAACGCAATCGCCTGCGCGGCGCTGCTGGCCACCGCCGACCGACTGTTGACCCTCGCGCATCCGCGCGAGTTGACCGGCCACCTGCGCGGCCTGCTCACCCACGACCCGCGCCGCCCGGCCCGCGCCGACTGGAGCCGCCAATTCCTCGAAGAACGTCCCAACAGCTCCGAAGGGCTACGCCAAGCCATCGCCCCGGCCCTGCAGACCTACGCCCGCCCACGGCGTGCCCGCGGTCTGCGCGTCCCGATCCGACGCACACCCTTCGGCCCCGAACACATCGCCCAGTTCCTGCAACCCGACTGGTTCATGCGGTTCCTGGCCCACTTCGACGACGTCAACCCTGTGCACCTGCGACGAACCGCCGCGCTGCACCTGTGTCAAACGACCGCAGGGGGCTCGATCGGCCAGGCCGCCGCGCGTCTCGGACTGCCCGACACCGCAGCCGCACGCTCCCGCTGCTACTCCAGCGTCAAAGCGGTGCACGCGTGGGCGCGCCAGCGCAGCGACCCCCACGAGTTCGAGGCAGCCATCCACGACCTCGCCGACCACATCGAAGCCGCCTCCAGCCGCACCGACTACCACCAACGGCGCACCGCACTGCGCGACTGGTGCATCGACCCCGCCACCTGGCGGCACCTCACGCAACAGCTGCCACCGCCGGAGTGGATCCACGGACGCGAACCCGAACTCGGCGACCGCAAACGCCAGAGCGCCTCCATCATCGTCTGGTCACGGCTGACCGGCAGCGAACACCTGTTCGCCCCGCATCCCATCCGCGACCGGCAGCCCCCTCACCTGCACAACGCCTGGCGGCTGAGCGCCTACGCGATGGTCGCCCGCTTCCGCGACGGTTGCATCCGCCTGCACGACATCGCCCTCGACCGCCTGCTCGTCGACTACGCCACCCAACTCGCCGTCGAAATCGACAGCCGCGACCACCGCCAGGCGAACCTCGCCGTTCCCCGCAACACCCCCGCCGGCCCGTGA
- a CDS encoding TniB family NTP-binding protein, with translation MSAADDQPTTGTAPFILPGPITDRETVDGWRRWRLNRHAFVPAPRLSLADYRLLSPRRRHLHDLHRAATHANLPMQDTPMSLTVTRMMRSRLQSNALKHKPTTRAGLMITGGGYQGKTETACEIAAAFEDAWLELHAQLNPNAVPGTRDLHAPVAYVQTPVTAKPKSTCEAILDFFGADHHKMTLPQLTRSVRTSLHDHGVRALLLDDITRLKMHRADDQDTLDLLRAFMSMHTTLILIGVDIPGSGLLREGRHDRRTGQIVFPPPPSGEGLSTQTERRFDLVHLEPFRYDTAGRIAAWTAHLTGLEQHLRLLNAAPAMLTDATMPEYLFRRTGGVVGLLERLIEDGCAEALDSGEERLTQALLDRVVVEVGDDPTRDASAGEIPPVPPVDTDNAARRRPAKRGRNTVFDDRGIPAADSARSA, from the coding sequence GTGAGTGCCGCAGACGATCAGCCAACGACCGGGACGGCACCGTTCATCCTGCCCGGGCCGATCACCGACCGGGAGACCGTCGACGGGTGGCGGCGGTGGCGGCTGAACCGGCACGCCTTCGTTCCGGCACCCCGGCTGAGTCTGGCCGACTACCGACTGCTGAGCCCCCGCCGACGTCACCTGCATGATCTGCACCGGGCCGCCACCCACGCGAACTTGCCGATGCAGGACACTCCGATGAGCCTCACGGTCACCCGGATGATGCGCTCGCGGCTGCAGAGCAACGCCCTCAAACACAAACCGACCACCCGCGCCGGACTGATGATCACCGGTGGCGGATACCAGGGCAAGACCGAGACCGCCTGCGAGATCGCGGCGGCGTTCGAGGACGCCTGGCTGGAGCTACACGCCCAGCTCAACCCGAATGCAGTCCCCGGCACACGGGACCTGCACGCGCCGGTCGCCTACGTCCAGACCCCGGTGACGGCGAAGCCGAAGAGCACCTGCGAGGCGATCCTGGACTTCTTCGGCGCCGATCACCACAAGATGACGCTGCCGCAGCTGACCAGATCGGTGCGGACCTCGCTGCACGACCACGGCGTCCGGGCGCTGCTGCTCGACGACATCACCCGGTTGAAGATGCACCGCGCCGACGACCAGGACACCCTCGACCTGCTGCGGGCGTTCATGAGCATGCACACCACGCTGATCCTCATCGGCGTGGACATCCCCGGCTCCGGCCTGCTGCGCGAAGGCCGCCACGACCGGCGCACCGGTCAAATCGTCTTCCCACCCCCGCCCAGTGGGGAGGGCCTCTCCACCCAGACCGAACGCCGGTTCGACCTCGTCCATCTCGAGCCCTTCCGCTACGACACCGCAGGACGCATCGCCGCGTGGACCGCGCACCTGACCGGCCTGGAGCAGCACCTGCGGCTGCTCAACGCCGCCCCGGCGATGCTCACCGACGCCACCATGCCCGAATACTTGTTCCGCCGCACCGGCGGGGTGGTCGGCCTGCTGGAACGGCTCATCGAGGACGGCTGCGCCGAAGCCCTCGACAGCGGCGAGGAACGCCTCACCCAGGCGCTGCTGGACAGGGTCGTGGTCGAGGTCGGCGACGACCCGACCCGCGATGCGTCCGCCGGTGAGATTCCGCCCGTCCCCCCGGTCGACACCGACAACGCCGCACGCCGACGGCCCGCCAAACGTGGCCGCAACACCGTCTTCGACGATCGAGGCATCCCCGCCGCTGACTCCGCCCGCAGCGCGTGA